In Papaver somniferum cultivar HN1 chromosome 9, ASM357369v1, whole genome shotgun sequence, the genomic stretch TACTACGGACCCTAGCCAAAACCGGATCGGCTGTTTGTGGGAGATCTAACAAAAGAAGTTTGGATCCTGCTGCTTCCTTTACTTGTGCATAATTGTTTTCATGAACAACTGTGGGAGACCAAGCATAGGAAGGCGAAACCAGCAATATGGTCTTCCCGGCCGCACCGTTGATATCTATAATCTCTTGCGTTGATGATAAAGGTAACAGTGATACAATACTATGGTCAGAATTGTAAACCACGGCTCGATGGATATTGTTATTGTTGGGATTATAATGATCAATTGGAAGATGATCAGATTCTTTCAGTCTAGCTCTATCCCTTCTGTGTACGTTCATATGCCCACCTAAAGCTTGAGCTGACCTGAATTCTCTTGCACAAAAGCTACATGTATAAGATCTTGGCGGCCATATAAATCCCCCTAGAGGTCCAGCTGAATCTACCGCAAACGCTCGTTCTTCCCAATTATTAGCTTCACCGACAATAACGTTGTTGGAGATTGCTCTAACATCACCGACGGGTTTGCTGTTCATCCACATCCAATATTTGGCTGCATCCTCCATAATTGCACCACTACCTGTTTCCATGACGGATGGGTTTGCTGTTCTTCGAGAATTCTTCTTGTATTACAGAAGATGTATATATATGCAGTTGAAGGTGTAATGGTTTGAGAGAGAACATATGATCGGATACagtatacatatatgtataaatgaCCTTGAACTGGTTTTGTGATGAAATTAGCTAGCCACTGCCTTGAGGTTGCTAGTTAGGTTTCCTTAATCTATTACCGGTCGACTAATTAAAAACCGCTGTCACTGTCAAGGTAGTTGCATGACTCAGTACGGTGATTACAAAGTCATGGTAATATTCTCAactttgggatgatcttcatattGATATTCGTCTTCGTCTATCTCTTAATTTACCAGTATAAAAATAAAATGCAGACCTAGTTAAAATCAATTATATAACGCCACAATTATCCCTGCGGCCAGTATAGGTGCGGCCAGTAGAGGTGGTAAAATTATTAAGTGCTGATTTAATACGAACACTGGTGAAATATATAGATTTCACCCGTTTATAATTTTGTTCCATAGGACCACAAGAATCTGGAACAGACGCTCTTTGTGATTCTCTAGGCTGTATAGTCTCCCGACACAGCAGAAATCATGGAATTTTCTATGCGGACAGTACTTCTCCTTATCTCTGAAATCAAGATCTCTGCGCAAATTGATGAAACTATTGTTTGCTTATATGCTGATTAAGTTAATCAAAATTGACGCCTACTTTCGTGACTAACTATCGATTTTTTGTAGTCAA encodes the following:
- the LOC113311258 gene encoding uncharacterized protein LOC113311258 — translated: METGSGAIMEDAAKYWMWMNSKPVGDVRAISNNVIVGEANNWEERAFAVDSAGPLGGFIWPPRSYTCSFCAREFRSAQALGGHMNVHRRDRARLKESDHLPIDHYNPNNNNIHRAVVYNSDHSIVSLLPLSSTQEIIDINGAAGKTILLVSPSYAWSPTVVHENNYAQVKEAAGSKLLLLDLPQTADPVLARVRSTSSSSSSSTLVCQSASKLEEEKSSSKAHEIEVLDDDTAKDNIIEAVSLSSNIDSNRPTGFSNNHHVSTMGNKRRRRDVQVLPSLSLSLLLPTDGTAGSTSTIFDNVNGILHRSNPSMDELDLELRL